The following proteins are co-located in the Microbacterium profundi genome:
- the pdxS gene encoding pyridoxal 5'-phosphate synthase lyase subunit PdxS — MAADQNPTTGQNPTTGSSRVKRGLAEMLKGGVIMDVVTADQAKIAEDAGAVAVMALERVPADIRAQGGVSRMSDPDMIDSIIETVSIPVMAKARIGHFVEAQVLQELGVDYIDESEVLSPADYVNHIDKFGFKVPFVCGATNLGEALRRINEGAAMIRSKGEAGTGDISEAVKHIRKIRGEIAALTALPKDELFVAAKELQAPYELVAEIAETGKLPVVLFVAGGVATPADAAMMMQLGADGVFVGSGIFKSGNPAERAAAIVKATTFYDDPKVVAEVSRGLGEAMVGINVADLPAPHRLSERGW, encoded by the coding sequence ATGGCTGCAGACCAGAATCCCACCACCGGCCAGAATCCCACGACAGGGTCATCGCGCGTCAAGCGCGGTCTCGCCGAGATGCTCAAGGGCGGCGTCATCATGGACGTGGTCACGGCAGATCAGGCCAAGATCGCCGAAGACGCAGGCGCCGTCGCCGTCATGGCGCTCGAGCGCGTCCCCGCCGACATCCGTGCGCAGGGCGGCGTCTCGCGCATGAGCGACCCGGACATGATCGACAGCATCATCGAGACCGTCTCCATCCCGGTCATGGCTAAGGCGCGCATCGGACACTTCGTCGAGGCGCAGGTGCTGCAGGAGCTGGGCGTCGACTACATCGACGAGTCCGAGGTGCTCTCGCCAGCCGACTACGTGAACCACATCGACAAGTTCGGCTTCAAGGTTCCCTTCGTCTGCGGCGCGACCAACCTGGGCGAGGCGCTGCGGCGCATCAACGAGGGTGCGGCGATGATCCGCTCCAAGGGCGAGGCCGGCACCGGAGACATCTCAGAGGCCGTGAAGCACATCCGCAAGATCCGCGGCGAGATCGCTGCGCTCACCGCACTGCCCAAGGACGAGCTGTTCGTCGCCGCGAAGGAGCTGCAGGCGCCCTACGAACTCGTCGCCGAGATCGCCGAGACCGGGAAGCTCCCCGTCGTGCTGTTCGTCGCCGGCGGCGTCGCCACTCCGGCGGATGCCGCGATGATGATGCAGCTCGGTGCGGACGGCGTGTTCGTCGGCTCCGGGATCTTCAAGTCGGGCAACCCGGCGGAGCGTGCCGCCGCGATCGTGAAGGCCACGACGTTCTACGACGATCCCAAGGTCGTCGCCGAGGTCTCGCGCGGACTGGGTGAAGCCATGGTCGGGATCAACGTCGCC